From Pleurocapsa sp. PCC 7319:
GATCTTCTTGGGGACGGGCAAAAACTGGACAGCGAAAGGGGGCTAAAGCTTCTAAAGTGACTATCCAAGGAGAAATTGTGGTTGCAAAACTTTTGGCTAAAAAAGGACCCAGCGGTTGATACTCCCAAGCTTGAATATCTCTTGCTGACCAATCATTAACTAAACAAAGTCCGAAAATATGTTCCTCTGCTTGGTCAATTGCAATAGACTGTCCTAAATCGTTACCAGAGCTAACGAAAAACCCAACTTCTACCTCATAATCGAGAAGTTTAGACAAGCCGAAAGTAGGGGCTGATTCTTGAGGTCTTTTTTTCTGACCTTGGGGTCGTTTGATAAGAGTATCACTGGCAACAATAGAAGAAGAGCGTCCGTGATAACCAACAGGAATATACTTATAGTTAGGCAGTAAAGGGTTCTCGGGACGAAATAATTTGCCCACATTAGTAGCATGGAAAATAGAGGCGTAAAAATCAGTGTAGTCACCAATACTAGCCGGTAGCAGTAATTCTGCCTCTGCCATAGGTATCAGTATTTTCGCTTCTAAAGGCGGGGGTGAGCCATTTAATCTCAGTAACTCGCTCAAGCGATCGCGCAAAGCGGAAGTCGCCCAACTGCCTAGTGCCATTAAAGGATTTAGGTTAGGTTCGATACAGGCTGCTTGCAAACTTTCAGGCAGTTCTTGAAGTAGTCCTATCTGTTGACAAGCAAACAAATCAAGAATGCGATCGCCGATGGCTACACCAATACGGGGACTTATCGTTGTATCTCGATGTCGAAATACACCAAAAGGTAAATTTTGAATCGGAAAATCAGTTCCCTTGTGATTGGCTGATTCTACCCAACTACGTAAACTAGGATCGTGAGTGTGATTAATTGAATGGTTCATAGTAACTGCAGCTCCCTAAGCTCATCTAAAGGCTCTTGAAAAGAACAAGAACCAAAAGAACGGAAAAAATACTGTCTCGCCTGTCGTAATTCAGAAAGGTTAAGTTGACGATCTTTCCAAACAATATTGTCTTCTTGAACTTGAAAACTATTGATAGATGATTCTTGCAGAACTCTTGACGCTTCATCTGAGGTTAATTTTTGCCAATATACTAAAGAAGCTAAGATACTAAGGTTGAGAAAGCCCTGCATTGAGGAAGATAAGCTATTTGGCTCGTAGGTTAGTGGATATTTTCCAGGTAAAAGATGATGCAGCCCTGCTGTTGCTTTAAAAGGAACTTTAGTTCTAGCACTAGCAAAAATAAATTGACAAAGTTTGTCTATCTTGGGAAAAGTCTCAGCAGTTAGACCTCCAGTACGGATTTTGGCTGAAGCGTTAGTATTTTGTAGCACTGCTAAATATGTTTCTAAATTTTGGGATGGAGAATCGGCTAGGGGAATTTCAAAAAATGATTCTATTCCCTGCGGCAAATGGAGAATCGCTTGTTTAATTTCCTCAGGAGGCAGCGGTTTAAATTCAATTGAGGCGATCCTAAGCTTGTTACTATTGTTAAAAGCTTGAATTTGCTTTAATCCTAGTTGCCAATTTTCAGATAGAATTACGCTGAGTGAGTAAGGTTTGGCTAAGGTATTTTTTAAAGCTCCGTTATTAAGAAGTAATTCTAACTCTAGCAATCGAGACACGGGAACGACAAAGCGACCTAAAAACCAATTAGAAGGAGTTTGATTATATTGGATAAAATTAGCGATCGCCTTTTCTAGACTAAGCTTTGCTGGAGGAAAAAGTCCAGCGTAGTCTACAATTGCTGCTAAAAGAACTTTTAAGGATGAGAACATAGAAGATCACCTCTGTATTTATTATGGCGTTCTTTAAGCAAGTCTGTAGTCAACAAATTAGCTATGTTTATTACATGGAATACGTAAGTTGGTAACCTCGACGCTTCAGCGCGAGGCGGAAAACTCGAAGTACTGCTTTTCCTAAAGCGATTGTCTTGAATGTCAAGTTAAATTTGTTTTTTTCAGGCGATCGCGCTACGACTAAATAAAGCAAGAAAATTCCCTCGTCACAGTCACAACTTGCTGCAAACAAGACAAAATCAAAGCGATCGCGGTCATTGAACTAAACGATTTGAGGTTGCCAATTACGGACTAACTTCTTGTCGCCAGGTTTGATTATTTCTCATCATGGCATTGAGCAAAATTAAAAGCTTGTGCATACAAGCAGTCAAAGCAACTTTTTTGAGTTTCCCTTTTTTGAGCAAACGCTCATAGAAAGCTCTGACTTTTCACGGCATCTTTTGAAGGGTATATAAGTTGTGTAACAATATTCGCTAACAATTTTATCCATTTCGAGAAATCTGCCCTCTCGATAGAGCAAAATAATTGAGCAGATTTTGAGTGGTGAATGAATCAGACCAAAAATTTAATAACCGAAAAATGTGACTTTGGAGATCAGCGTTTAACCAAAAGGGCTATGTTCATCGAATCGAGATTATCGTTAAAATATGGCAAACCACTCTCCGCGATTTTTGAGAGAGCAAGTGACCTGAAAAGAGCTTATGAATTCTTTGCCAATCCGAAAACTAGCCTAAACAGTGTGTGCCAACCCTATCATCTTCAAACAGCAGAGCAGATTAAAGAACTCTCAATCGTATTAGCAGTAGGAGATACAACCTATCTCGATTACAAGAAAATCCGCGAAAAAAGAGCCGAATATGGACCCATTGGCAATGGTGGGAATGGACTAATTTTACATAGCACCTTAGCTGTAAATGGGGAGAATGGACAACCCATAGGATTATTAACAGAAAAACTGTGGCATCGAAATCATGAAGAAAGTAAGAGTTTAACTCAGAAACAGAAGCAGAAAAAGCAAGCGGAAGCAAGAAGACGTCCGATTGAACAAAAAGAATCTTATAAATGGATAGAAGCTCTCCAATCCGTCCAGAAACTCTTAGAAAAATCCGAACCAGAGAGTATTAGCACCAAAGTAATTCATGTATTTGACCGAGAAGGAGATATCGCGGAAGTCTTTGAACAAGTCAGTCAAACCGCAAATACAGGGTTAGTGGTAAGAGCAGCACATAATAGGGCATTATCAGAGTCAAACAGTTATTTATGGTCATGGCTCCCATCTCAATCTATCAAGATGGAAGTAGCAGTAGAATTAGCCAAAACCCCAAATCGAAAAGAGCGAACCGCTACTCTGGCAATTAGATATGCACCCATCAAACTTCGCAGTCCTGCCAGAATGAAAGAACCAGAATATTTTGAAGTTTATGGGGTTTATGCCGTAGAAATTGACCCCCCAGAAGGCTGTGAACCCGTAGAATGGATGATCTTGACCTCCGAACCCGTTACCAATGGGGAACAAGCACAAACCATTTTACGATGGTATACTTACCGTTGGCGAATTGAAGAATATCATAAAATTCTCAAGTCAGGGTGTAAAGCGGAAAGCTATCGTCTATCTGGAGATAGTATGCAAGTTTTACTGGGATTTTTAACGAATATCGCTGCACAATTGTTAAAAATGACCTATGTTCATCGAACCAAACCAGATGCACCTGCATCTTCAATTTTAAATCAGGTACAAATTGAGGTTTTAGCTGCCAAATTTGGAAAATCAGTCACCGCAGTAGATTTAACGGTAGCTTGGGCGATACAAGCTGTAGCTCGTTTGGGCGGTTACTTGAGTCATCGCCGAAAGAGTAATATTGGCATCACGGTGTTATGGCGTGGCTTTTTAGAGCTGCAATCTTTATGTGAAGGATGGCAATTACGCTCCCCTGGTTGAAGTTTAGAAGCGAGTTGATTGTAACTTTGGAGAGGACTAGAATGAGAATATAGTTGGCGAACTTTGTTACACAACTATATCCGATTATTTCTGAGCTGAACTATGGCTAATGCCCGTCAACAGAAGGATCTAGCCACTCGTCTAGATGAACTTAAACATCTTATTAAACAACTCCAACAAGATATTCAAGACATAAGGGACGAAGGTGAAATTGCTCCGTCTGGTTGTTGGATTGTGCGCTACCAAGCTAAAGGAAAAAAGGGTGGTCGTTATTGGTATTACAAATGGATGTCCCATGAGCCGATTTTTGTCACCAAAAATGGCAATCCTTCTCGTCATCAATATTTAGGTATAGTCATTCTAAATAATTTCCGTATGATTTAACGATGTCATCCAAGGAAGTACCAGGAGCGGAATAAATACGTCTTTTTTTGAGGATGCCCTAAAGGATTAGCTTCGCGTCGCAAAGTCTTGTTCGATACGATTAAAATCAGGTGAATAGGGTGGTAAAAACAAAACTTTGTGACCCGCTTGTTCGGCAATGCGAAACACATCATCCTTGCGATGAAATGCCGCATTATCAAGAATTAGAGTGGAGTTTGGTTTCAATTCGGGAATTAGATGCTCTTCGAGCCATTGATTAAACCATAAAGCACCATTTACTTCCTTTAAAAAGAACTGGTGCTAACAACTCTTTGCCTCTTTTGCCAGCTATCAGACTTGTTCTTGTTCCTCTTTTACCATTGCGATTGGCGAAGCCACTGCCCTTCGGGCAATCGCCGTAAGTTTTTTGTCCTCGTTTTGACCAGCCATAAGGACGATAGACATATTCTTCAAAGCCTGATTCATCCAAGTAAACTAAATTGCTTGATCCGTCAAGAATGACAATTTTACGTAAATTTCTCAGAAAGCTGATTCGCTCACTATGCTTACGTTCAGTGTATTTCAGCGTTTTTTTTACGAGTTAACTTCATTTGCTTCTGGGCATACCCAATAGCACTCGTATGCACTCCAAAATATTGCGCCCTTTCTCTTAACAAAGCATCTGGATTTTCTTGAATATGTTGGGCAATTGCTAGAGAGTCTAGTTTTCGCTTTCTTCCAAGTTGTGGTGCTGGAGTCAAATTCTTTCTTCGACACCAATCATTCACACACCATAGACTTACCTCATATCTTCTTGATGCTTCGGCTTTGGAGCCTCCAGCCGCTACAAAGTCCACTACCCGCTTTCGCAAATCTACACTATAAGTCATCTAACCTGATTGATTTCTCATCTAGCTTATATTATTTCATATGTTTCCTATTTAGAATGACTATAAAGCTGGAAGTCAAGCTTATTTGAAAGCGGTTGAAGCTCTATCACGTCGTGGTCGAATTGAAGCTTTGGAGCGAGGGATGAGTACACTTTCAATGGGTTTGTCAGATTTGGTTGAGGAAACCTCAAGATTGAACAAAAGTTAGCGAACATTATTACCTAGTTTTTTTTCGACCCAAGATACCGTGAAAAGTCAGATAGAAAGCTTTGATAGCAGGATTAAAACGAACAGCCACTAGAGTCGCCATATACAAGACACAACGAATTGTAGCTCGTCCACCCCAAATTTTTCTCTTGCCTCGAAACTTTCCACTGTCTCTGTTTAGGGGTGCTACACCAACTAAGTAGGAAATTGATTTATGCGAGATTGTACCTAATTCTGGTAAAGATGAGATCAAAGTCACAGCTACTACTTCACCGACTCCAGGCACACTAGTCAACAATTTCATCTTTTGCTGCCAGTCTTCATTAATCGCAATTGCTGATTTGATTTGGGATTCAATTTCTTTGAGTCGCTTTTCGAGCCATTCAATGTGTTCGTCAATATCGGCTTGAATTGAATTAGTTTTACCTCGACGACGATTTTTTTCGGCGGTAATCATGTCACTAATTTGACGGCGACGAGTTACTAGATCTTCTAGTTGGCGCGAAGATTCATCACTTATTGGTCTCACTTGAGGACGTATCGCATCGGCAAAATGCGCCAACAATTGAGCATCAATAGCATCGGTTTTGGCTAGTGTTCCCGTCGCTTTGGCAAAATCTCTGGCTTGACGAGGATTGATTACTGCTACAGAAAGT
This genomic window contains:
- the fahA gene encoding fumarylacetoacetase — its product is MNHSINHTHDPSLRSWVESANHKGTDFPIQNLPFGVFRHRDTTISPRIGVAIGDRILDLFACQQIGLLQELPESLQAACIEPNLNPLMALGSWATSALRDRLSELLRLNGSPPPLEAKILIPMAEAELLLPASIGDYTDFYASIFHATNVGKLFRPENPLLPNYKYIPVGYHGRSSSIVASDTLIKRPQGQKKRPQESAPTFGLSKLLDYEVEVGFFVSSGNDLGQSIAIDQAEEHIFGLCLVNDWSARDIQAWEYQPLGPFLAKSFATTISPWIVTLEALAPFRCPVFARPQEDPTPLSYLASALNAQLGGIELTVELRLSSAQMRSQEIEPLRVSQASFEEMYWTIAQMLTHHTSNGCNLRPGDLLASGTVSGPKSGSQGSLLEITRRGSQPIELPTGEVRSFLEDGDEVILYGYCEQKGYVRIGFGECRGKLI
- a CDS encoding IS4 family transposase, translated to MNQTKNLITEKCDFGDQRLTKRAMFIESRLSLKYGKPLSAIFERASDLKRAYEFFANPKTSLNSVCQPYHLQTAEQIKELSIVLAVGDTTYLDYKKIREKRAEYGPIGNGGNGLILHSTLAVNGENGQPIGLLTEKLWHRNHEESKSLTQKQKQKKQAEARRRPIEQKESYKWIEALQSVQKLLEKSEPESISTKVIHVFDREGDIAEVFEQVSQTANTGLVVRAAHNRALSESNSYLWSWLPSQSIKMEVAVELAKTPNRKERTATLAIRYAPIKLRSPARMKEPEYFEVYGVYAVEIDPPEGCEPVEWMILTSEPVTNGEQAQTILRWYTYRWRIEEYHKILKSGCKAESYRLSGDSMQVLLGFLTNIAAQLLKMTYVHRTKPDAPASSILNQVQIEVLAAKFGKSVTAVDLTVAWAIQAVARLGGYLSHRRKSNIGITVLWRGFLELQSLCEGWQLRSPG
- a CDS encoding IS110 family transposase, with protein sequence MDVCQQYLDVYVRPLGNLFQVTNNEVGISKLVQTLKNIEPKLIVLEATGGMEIDAVIKLTEAKLSVAVINPRQARDFAKATGTLAKTDAIDAQLLAHFADAIRPQVRPISDESSRQLEDLVTRRRQISDMITAEKNRRRGKTNSIQADIDEHIEWLEKRLKEIESQIKSAIAINEDWQQKMKLLTSVPGVGEVVAVTLISSLPELGTISHKSISYLVGVAPLNRDSGKFRGKRKIWGGRATIRCVLYMATLVAVRFNPAIKAFYLTFHGILGRKKTR